The following nucleotide sequence is from Nitratidesulfovibrio termitidis HI1.
GGGCGGGCCATGGGCTGCCCGTGCGAAAGGCCCGCCAGGCCACGCGCAGCAGGTCGCCGTAGACCGGCAGCATGTGCACGCTGAACACCAGCACCCGCGCGGGCACGCTGAAGCGCACCCAGGTGAACCACGAGGAAAGGCAGGCCAGCGACACCAGCATCACGGCAAAGACGCGCCACGGCACCCGCAGCCCCAGAAACTGCCGTAGCCCGGCAGCCAGCAGCACGCCGCCCGCCACGAGGCACAGGTTGGACCCCAGTATTGAAAGGGCGTAAGGCCACGAGCGCTGCATGATCGTCAGAAAGACGCCCAGTGACAGCACCCCGCCGCCCGCCGCCCAGGTGAGCATGCCGGGGTACCGGCGCATGCCCAGGGCAAAGATCAGAACGGCAAGGGCACACAGCCCAGCGCCACCATGAGCACCAGCGCCCAGGCATAGGCCTGCGGATGTGGCATCGTTCCCTCCGGAACGAATTCGCCGCGCAGGGCGAAGAAAAACGCCGGTCGTCCACTCCCCGCCAGGGCGGGGCGGCAACGGACGCGGACCGCGCGCCCCCGATTACAGTGTCTCGTCTCCGTCAGCCAGGGCCTGCAGATAGTCGCGATCGACGATGGTCACCTCGCGCCCGTCCACGGAAACGGCCCCTCGTTCGGCCAGCTTTCCGAGGCAGCGCGAAAGCGTCTCGCGCGCGGTGCCCAGCATGCCCGCCAGCACCCCCTTGGCCATGTCCAGCCGGAAGGTGTCGGCATCGCCCTTCAGTTCGCTGGCGTGCAACAGATAGGCGGCAAGGCGTTGCGGGGTTTCGTGCAGGGTCAGGGACTCGACCTTGGTCGTGAACACGCGCAGCTTGCGCGACAGCGCGGCCAGCATGTTCATGGCCAGGGTGGGGTCGCGGGTGATGCGGTCCACCAGCCCCTTGCGCGGCAGAAACAGCACGCGGGCGTTCTCCACGGCCATGGCGTGGGCGGGAAAGGTGCCGCCCTGGAACACCGCCACCTCGCCAAAGGTTTCGCCGGGGCCCATCACGTGCATCACGGCTTCGCGCCCGTCCGGCGCGGTCTTGAATATCTTCACGCGGCCCTCGGCCACCACGTAGAAGCCCTCTGCCGGAGAGGACTCGAAAAAGATCATCTGGCCCTTGTCCACGCGGCGGTCCACCACGATGCCCGCAAGCCCTTCCAGTTGGGTGTCGGAAAGCCCGTCGAAAAGGGGCAGGCGTTCGATGATGCGGCGGTTCTGCTGGGTCACTGGCGTACCTCTGGGTATGGCCGGGCAATGTGTGCCCTGTAGGCGCAGCATAGGCCACCTCGCCCCTGCGGGCAAGGACGGGCGCCGCCACAGCCCGCAACCGTGCACGACGTGCTCACCCCCTCGCATCCCTGTTGCGACCGGGGGCGGGGTGCGGTAAGCGGTGAATGACCACGGGCGCCAGCGCCCCATCCACAGGAGAAGATTCCATGAAATACGGCAGCAAGGTGGCGGCCCGCGTAGAGGAACTGCTGCGCGAGCAGTTGGAGGAACTGGGCGAAAACCCCGGCGCCATCGACGCCCACGATATCGCGGCGCACATGCGTTGCGAGATATGGTCCGACGACACCATGATCTACATCTGGAAGGAAACCCCCATCCTGCGCGTGTCGTCCGAGCAGCACGACGACGGCAGCGTGACCTGGCGCATGTTCACCCGCGACGACGATGGCGACGGCTTTGCCGCCGACCCGGCGGGCAGCCTGACCCGCGACGACGGCCCGCTGCTGGACATGGACCTGGCCTACCGCCCCGCCGGGGGTGCGGATGACCGCTTCGCCGACGACGATGACGATGACGACCTCGACGAAGACATCCTGTCCGCCCTGCTGGACGACGAGGATTCCGGCAACGACGACCTCGGCGACGAGGAAGATGAGGACGACGAGGACGACGGGGGGGACGGGGAAAATGGCGGCGACGAACGCCGCACCGGCGGTTATCCGGTGCAGTAGCGCGCAGGCAGGAATGGCCGGAACCGACAGGAACCGACAGGAACCGGTCCGAATCTGTCGGAACAGAAAAAAGCCGGAAGCGAAAGCAAATGCAAAGGGGGATGCCACATGGCGTCCCCCTTTGCTTGCCGACTCGCGCCCCGAGTGCCGCAATGCCCGTCCTCAGCGCCGGATATGGCGCGTGAACTTGCTGCGCGCCTTGCCCTGCGCGGCGGCCGCGGTATCGATGATGTCGTCCCGCCGCGACTCCAGCGTGGCCACCACGGCCTTGTCCAGCAGCCCCCGGCGCACCCCGTCGCCCAGCACGTCGATGATCTCGTCGCGGCGCATGCCCGTGCGGTAGGGCCGGTCTTCGGCCAGGGCGGTGCACATGTCGGCCACGGCCATGATCCGCGACCCGATGCTGAGCCCCCCCCGCCCCGATGCGGAACGGGTAGCCCGAACCGTCGAGCTTCTCGTGGTGAAAGGCCGCCCATTCGGCAATGCCGCCAAGCCCCTTCATGGAGTTGAGCACCAGATAGGTGTGGTAGGTGTGCTGGCGCATGATCGCGAACTCCGCGTCGGTGAGGGGCCCCGCCTTTTCCAGAATGGCGTTGGGCACCACCATCTTGCCGAGGTCGTGCAGATTGCCCGCGATCTCCAGCAGACGCGCCTCGGGCTCGGGCAGGCCGAAGGCCCGCGCCAGCGCCCCGGCGGATGCGGAAACCCCGGCGGAATGGGTGGCGGTGAACGGCGAGCGGAAATCGATGATCTCGCGCACCAGCAGCGACCAGGCGCGCACGCCGTCCAGATCCAGTTGCAGGCGGCGGCAGGGGTTGCGCTCGCTCAGAAAGGTGAACAGGCGCGGCGAAACAAGGTTCAGCCAGAATTCGTCCCGGCCGGAAACCAGCAGAAAGGCCTCCACCACCCGGCGGTCGATGGCGCAGCCCGACATGCGGCGAATTTCCGCGGTAAGGTCGTCGTGCTGGTGCAGCACGTAGATGCGCCTGTCCATGGACCGTTCCAGGGTGTCGGCCAGCAGGACGATCTGGGCCAGCAGGCCCACGCGCGGGTCAGGCCCGTGCGCCTCCAGTTCCGGCAGCGTGGCATGGTGCAGGCGCACCACCTCCGCCGCCTCGGCCAGGCCCGGCCCCTGCGCCAGCAAATCCGCGCCCACGGCGCAATGCTCGTCCATGTTTTCCACGCGGGAGGCGCGCACGTCCAGTTTGTCTTCCGGCGACAGCGCACCCACGTCATGCAGCAGCGCCGCGATGAACAGCGTCTCCTTGTCCTTCTGCGCAAGGTCCAGCGCCTCGGCCAGTTCCCACGCCACGAAGGCGACCCGCAACTGATGCTGCGACAACGAAGGGCTGGCAAGGTCAAGCGCCTCCGAAATGGACAACAGCATGTCCGACAGGTCGACCGAAATCCCCGAATACATGGCCCCCCCGGCACTGTCCCGCCAACGCCGGGCAACTCCGCACCCGCCGTCGTGCGTCCGGCCGCAGCGCCATGTTCCCCGACGGCGACCGACAACATTGATGATCACAGACTTTATCGACGAGCAAATGACGGTGTCAACAAGCAAATGACGCTTTACCGGATTCCCTGCCTTCCGGGGTGGGGTGCGGTCGTTGCCTGCCTTTTGTTCCGGCGGGGTGAAACAACGCGGGGCGACGGCGCAACGGTGCGTCCCGGCAGGCATTCCACGCAGTTGGCGTGCCTGCATGCGCGGCAACGCAAAGAGGCCGGAAGCAATGCTTCCGGCCTCTGATGCGGCGTCATTTGATGGGCGGCGCGGCGCGCCATTTTCGTTGCGGGCGCCGTACGCGGGAAAACCGAGGCATGCGGCATGCCGCGCGACATCACGGCACAGGTCGCGGCCGCGCCCCAGACGGGACACAGATGGGACACGGACGCAGCGCGGGCACGGCCAGCCCCGGCCATTGCAGTGCCGCCACGGCGGCGGCGCCGCGGGCGCGGACGCTACGCCAGCGTTGCCGCCCGGTCGAGGCGGGCCAGGGTTTCGACCCGGCCCAGCACTTCCATGATCTCGGGCAGGCCGGGGCCGCCCAGCGAACCCGCCAGGGCCACGCGCAGCGGCGGGCCAACCTGCTTGAACTTCAGGCCGCCCTGCTCCACGTAGTCGTGCACCACCTTTTCCAGCGTGGCCTTGTCGAAGGGCTCCGCCTTCTCCAGCAGCCCGCGCAGGGTCGCCACATGGGCCTTGCCCTCGGCAGTCAGGGCCTTGGCCACGGCGGCGGGGTCGTATTCCAGCGCGGCGGCGTCCACCAGCATGAAGCGCATCACCCTGGCCAGATCGGCCAGGTTCGAGGCGCGCTCGCGGAACAGGGGCGCAAGCGCGGCCAACCGTTCCGGGGCCACGTCGAAGCCTTCCGCCTTCACGAAGGGGGCAGCCAGCCGGGCCAGTTCGTCCACCGGGGTCTCGCGCAGGTAGTGGGCGTTCAGCCACTGCAGTTTGTCCGGGTCGAAGGCGGCGGGGGCGCTGTTCAGGTTGTCGGTGGTGAACTTTTCCACCAGTTCCTGCAGCGCGAAGATTTCCTGATCGCCGAACGACCAGCCAAGGCGCACCAGATAGTTCACCAGCGCCTGGGGCAACAGGCCGTCCTGCTCGTACTCGATGACCGCGCGGGCGCCGTGACGCTTGGACAGCTTCTTCTTGTCCGGGCCAAGGATCATGGGCACGTGGCCGAACACCGGCAGCGGCAGCCCCAGCGCCTGGTAGATCAGCACCTGCTTGGGCGTGTTGGACACGTGGTCGTCGCCGCGCAGCACGTGGGTGACGCCCATGGTGGCGTCGTCCACCACCACGGCCATGTTGTAGGTGGGCGTGCCGTCGGAACGGCGCAGCACCATGTCGTCCAGTTCCGCCGCGTCGAAGGCCAGGGTGCCCTTCACCACGTCCTCGAACACCACGCGCCCGGTCAGCGGGGCCTTCAGGCGCACCACCCGACCGGGGCCGGGGCCAAGACCGCGTTCGCGGCAGCGCCCGTCGTACTTGGGCTTCAGGCCGCGCGCGCGCGCCGTTTCGCGCATCTGCTCCACTTCTTCGGGCGAGCATTCGCACCAGTAGGCGTGACCGGTTTCCAGCATGCGGTCGATGTAGCCGTTGTAGATGTCGAAACGCCTGCTCTGGCAGATGAGGTCGCCGTCCCAGTCCAGGCCCAGCCAGCGCATGGAGGCCAGGATGGAGTCGGTGTACTCCTGCAGCGAGCGTTCCTGGTCGGTGTCTTCGATGCGCAGCAGAAAGGTGCCGCCAAAGTGACGGGCCAACAGCCAGTTGAAGATGGCGGTGCGCGCGCCGCCGATGTGCAGGTGCCCGGTGGGGCTCGGCGCGAAGCGCGTGACGACCTTGGTCATGATGTTCTCCCCGTTCTTCGGGTGTCGGTATGGCGTGAAAACGTGCACCCGCTGGCCGGACCGGGTCTGGACCGGCAGGTTTCCGGATGATGTCGGCGTGACGCGGGCGGCGTGCCGGAAGAAAACTGCGCGCCCCCGAAACACGAGCGCGCCCAGTGTAAAAAAGTGCGGAAAAAATGCGGGAAAGATGCGGAAGAATCGCGGAAAACGGCGCGCGGCGCGGAGGCTACACGGCCTCGACGCGCTTCACCTCGGCCACTTCCTTCAGCACCATGCGCTCCACGCCGCCCTTCAGGGTCTGCTGCGACATGGGGCAGCCCTTGCACGCGCCGGTCAGGCGCACGCGGACCACGCCGTCGGCGGTGATTTCCACCAGTTCGACGTCGCCGCCGTCGCCCTGCAGATAGGGACGGACCTTGTCGAGGGCGGCCTGCACCCTTTCATGAATGGCATCGGACATGGAAACCTCCTGAAGTTCCCCCACTATCAGGAGGGGGGACAAATGGCGCGCCGGGCAATGCCACGCCAGACAATGACACGTCTGAAAAGGGCGGCGAACGCCGCGCCCTTCTACTGCCTTCGGCGGCGGGGTGTCAAACCATGGGGGAATGGCAAAGATGCGGGGGCAGGGGACGGCAGCCGTTATGCGAATCCTGGAGCATTGCCCTGACCGTTAGGTGAGCGAAGCAAACCTTACGGATAGGGACCCAAAGCACGGATGGCGATCGCAGCGCGCAACAGCCCCCTGCCCGCCGGAGGCATGCAAAAAACCGCCCGCCCCCTACGCCGGGGCCACGTCCACCGCGAACTTTTTCAAAAAGCCCACGGGATTGTAGCTTTCCTTGGCCTGCCGCAGGCCCAGGTCGTCCAGATCCTGCTCACGGTTGATGTACCTGAAGCTCATGGCGTGCTCGCGTGCAT
It contains:
- a CDS encoding Crp/Fnr family transcriptional regulator → MTQQNRRIIERLPLFDGLSDTQLEGLAGIVVDRRVDKGQMIFFESSPAEGFYVVAEGRVKIFKTAPDGREAVMHVMGPGETFGEVAVFQGGTFPAHAMAVENARVLFLPRKGLVDRITRDPTLAMNMLAALSRKLRVFTTKVESLTLHETPQRLAAYLLHASELKGDADTFRLDMAKGVLAGMLGTARETLSRCLGKLAERGAVSVDGREVTIVDRDYLQALADGDETL
- the gltX gene encoding glutamate--tRNA ligase, whose protein sequence is MTKVVTRFAPSPTGHLHIGGARTAIFNWLLARHFGGTFLLRIEDTDQERSLQEYTDSILASMRWLGLDWDGDLICQSRRFDIYNGYIDRMLETGHAYWCECSPEEVEQMRETARARGLKPKYDGRCRERGLGPGPGRVVRLKAPLTGRVVFEDVVKGTLAFDAAELDDMVLRRSDGTPTYNMAVVVDDATMGVTHVLRGDDHVSNTPKQVLIYQALGLPLPVFGHVPMILGPDKKKLSKRHGARAVIEYEQDGLLPQALVNYLVRLGWSFGDQEIFALQELVEKFTTDNLNSAPAAFDPDKLQWLNAHYLRETPVDELARLAAPFVKAEGFDVAPERLAALAPLFRERASNLADLARVMRFMLVDAAALEYDPAAVAKALTAEGKAHVATLRGLLEKAEPFDKATLEKVVHDYVEQGGLKFKQVGPPLRVALAGSLGGPGLPEIMEVLGRVETLARLDRAATLA
- a CDS encoding NifU family protein, coding for MSDAIHERVQAALDKVRPYLQGDGGDVELVEITADGVVRVRLTGACKGCPMSQQTLKGGVERMVLKEVAEVKRVEAV